Below is a genomic region from Argiope bruennichi chromosome 3, qqArgBrue1.1, whole genome shotgun sequence.
TGAATCATGCATGATAGAAGTACTTTTGGTATCAGTTTTCATTTTCATGTCAACAATTTGAGAAATTGGATCTCCAGAAATAGCTGTCATGCTAATGCTAGCAGAATCACTATGAGACTTAGTTGAATTGCCagcatttcctttctttttctttgatttagatttcttagattttatttttgaatcccTTTTCTCATGAGACTGTGAGCAATTTCCATTTGATTGAGAACAGGGTAAACCCGATGGAATCACAACTCGTCCAATAACTAAGTCTCCCGTTCCAACTGCTACTGATGTTAAAGCCCTTCGTACACAAGCAAAAGAACCTGAATGGCGAACATCTTTAGCTTTGGCATGCACTACTTCTTTGAAATTTCCTTCACACATGTCACAAATCCAAGCTTGTTGGGCTTGTTCATATAAACCCCAACAAAATTCAGGATCCTCATAATCTTTGGGATcaaaataataccttttattcaattttgatctCAACCGTTTCTTTAATTGTTCTTTACGTTTCagttgattataattatttcgaAATTCAGCATCATGCACACACAGAAAGTCATCTGCCATTTCTTCGACACATTCTTTTGATTCACCTTCGGCATCCTCTTTTTCATGAAGGTAAGTCTCAATCTGTATACCATCTGACTGAACAAGAGTGGAAACTGTCCGTCTATTAGCATCTTTAGAAGCAAAGGTTTCGACAATCAGCTTCTTCCATGGATTTGCTTCGTTAATTTCTTTACTCTGATTTTGCCTTTTACTTGTCACTTCACATGTTACAATACATGGTGGAATACCTTCACACAAATATGGTTCAAGACACTTATCATCATGCAAAATCTTTAGACGGCAATTATTATGCGCTCCACAGGAAACAACAGTAGGTTTTAAAAGCTTTAGATAAGGAATGCAAAATCGACTAGAAACTCCAGGTCTATCTCTTAACAAATGAAAGACATTCATATCTTTTTCATAATCGCAACACCTTTCAGTAATAtggttattaaaaatgttatgaatattaCATGTGAGCAACATTTTGGGTAGTTCTTCTTTCCAGTAATTTGCTAGGTACTTTTCAAAACACCcagcataaaaattcttttcttcccAATCACTGCAAGGTCtccaataaaataaagtataatcaattttctttttttcttcttcagacaAATCAAAATCCTGTAACCACTTCTTTAAGATAGCACAAACTGCACTAGTGAATTCAAAGTATACAGAGCAAACAAAACCCATTACAGGAACAGGAATTTCATCATCCAACTCAGGTTTACCCAAAAGAGCTCGAAATGCTTCTCTACTTTCCTTTGTATAGAAAGGATTTTTTGTGAAGCTCTGTTCAGGCAAATTATGAAAATGCTTggcagctataaaaatattttcaataaaagtttttgcTGTACTGTAGGAAGCTTCCACAAACTGTTTATGaatgtatatgaatataaaattcataagcCTATCACCAGCTGTCCGTTGATGAAGATTagattcaaaatgcattttgaatgtgATTAAAAAACGTAGCCAATACACTCTGCCTTCTTCATTCCACATTCTTTTGAAAGCAGGCAAATGATTACGGAAAAAAGCATGTTTTTCCCCGTCTAAATTGTGATTAAACAGTTCAGAATCATCTGCATGTAATTTTATAGCccgcatattaaaatataatccaaGCACACAGTAAATAAATGCTATATAAAATAAGTCTTCGCATATAAATTAGTGCCAACTTACAGGTTCTTGAAGTTGTATAGTCACAGTGCTATTTGGTGAAGTTTTCATTGTAAACATTCTGCCATTAGGCTCCAACTGTAAGAAAagtagattaaataattataaaattcaaaattaaaggtaattacacaatttaataaaacagaaaattcagAGAAACATAATTAATGgtaaatatagcattttaatcAGGAGCAGGTTGAGGTCATAATACACAATTTTTGTTGGAGTGAATGAAGGTGTTCTCTATTTCTTGCAACCataaattctacataaaaatCAGATgcttaagaaaactgaaaaaaatctaagtgatattttaaaagcttgaCAATGATAAAGAACCAAATTTTgtctattattacattttaaacaaactgCCTTAATGCTAAATTAAACAAGTTAGAAAATGACAGCAAATTATAAGAGAATATTCATACATTAGCATTTTTTGGCCTAATTCACTATTTCACTAACATTTTATATACAGTGGATATCATTTGCTGTGATTGcaactaatattataatttactttatattatagaAACCATTTGGTCCCAAATTGgcgtattcaaaaatattcacttaatatGTACACTACACCatctaaagttatttattttgcagtaaaCAATTGACTGATTCTTCATTTTCAACTAGTGATAATGATTGACAAATGATTCCTGAAATTTCTCACTGCATATGTAA
It encodes:
- the LOC129963893 gene encoding uncharacterized protein LOC129963893 encodes the protein MRAIKLHADDSELFNHNLDGEKHAFFRNHLPAFKRMWNEEGRVYWLRFLITFKMHFESNLHQRTAGDRLMNFIFIYIHKQFVEASYSTAKTFIENIFIAAKHFHNLPEQSFTKNPFYTKESREAFRALLGKPELDDEIPVPVMGFVCSVYFEFTSAVCAILKKWLQDFDLSEEEKKKIDYTLFYWRPCSDWEEKNFYAGCFEKYLANYWKEELPKMLLTCNIHNIFNNHITERCCDYEKDMNVFHLLRDRPGVSSRFCIPYLKLLKPTVVSCGAHNNCRLKILHDDKCLEPYLCEGIPPCIVTCEVTSKRQNQSKEINEANPWKKLIVETFASKDANRRTVSTLVQSDGIQIETYLHEKEDAEGESKECVEEMADDFLCVHDAEFRNNYNQLKRKEQLKKRLRSKLNKRYYFDPKDYEDPEFCWGLYEQAQQAWICDMCEGNFKEVVHAKAKDVRHSGSFACVRRALTSVAVGTGDLVIGRVVIPSGLPCSQSNGNCSQSHEKRDSKIKSKKSKSKKKKGNAGNSTKSHSDSASISMTAISGDPISQIVDMKMKTDTKSTSIMHDSKCCDKHLGLNKSHSISSEIKTDVKSTTNELKSTSKLTTSVQTENSKTVSSSKEEIINSYKTDVISVSNCVSIVETSTSVVSKRMVKTSNNAAVDTEIAVSFEDTNKVNGTIESSAEDISEIDSVFPAVQDFVNDSEQCDEIEINDSLPPTTASNVITLLNSSDVDSQVNEKNREEFDSLERAKVMDVLIGSEALELTDDCGSPKLQDNFESPKDDGTVDEFLTLIGCLKKPVGKLAEEDSVSQELQAKEVVSAEKKVKLKTCAFCGKKEVQAKSFKRCARCKIEKFVQQRYYCSRSCQLEDWEESHRDEHSRKAEQL